From Nicotiana tabacum cultivar K326 chromosome 20, ASM71507v2, whole genome shotgun sequence, one genomic window encodes:
- the LOC107796938 gene encoding uncharacterized protein LOC107796938, translating into MCIVSDRNESIIKSVSRVYPDVPHFACIWHLWNNVYKKFKKSHAKLSEIYFSMAKAYTQAEFDSLMEKVEKVDIRVKEYLELAGYEKWARLYAPVNRGWIIMSNISESINATLVSARELPIYDFLEEVRKMFGRWNCSKRKEAIQTYTTLGKIYQEMLTLNEAMSTRMTVVPSTEYLHTVNDGGRNYTVCLLEKKCVCGRFQVDELTCPHAWAVLKSKFLMPEEYCSNYYKPNTVVMTYDVPVYPLPDRNDWNIPAHVAEEVVLPPKWKRPPGRPKKKRDKPLSELMQPKNQHSCSICGQGGHNK; encoded by the exons ATGTGCATCGTTTCAGATAGAAATGAGAGTATCATTAAATCTGTATCGAGAGTGTATCCAGATGTACCACATTTTGCTTGTATATGGCATCTATGGAACAACGTATATAAGAAATTCAAAAAGAGCCATGCCAAGTTGAGCGAGATATACTTCTCGATGGCAAAAGCATACACACAAGCTGAATTTGACAGTCTGATGGAGAAGGTGGAGAAGGTAGATATTAGGGTGAAAGAATACTTAGAGTTAGCTGGATACGAAAAGTGGGCTAGGTTGTATGCACCTGTTAATAGAGGATGGATAATAATGTCAAATATTTCTGAGTCAATCAATGCCACACTAGTTTCAGCAAGGGAATTACCAATATACGACTTCCTCGAAGAAGTTAGGAAGATGTTTGGACGTTGGAATTGTAGTAAACGCAAAGAAGCTATACAGACATACACGACGCTTGGAAAAATATACCAGGAGATGCTGACTTTGAATGAGGCAATGTCTACACGTATGACT gtGGTACCATCAACTGAATACTTACATACGGTTAACGATGGAGGGAGGAATTACACAGTCTGCCTGTTAGAGAAAAAATGTGTTTGTGGGAGGTTCCAAGTTGATGAATTGACATGCCCACATGCTTGGGCTGTATTGAAGAGCAAGTTTCTAATGCCAGAAGAATATTGCTCTAACTATTACAAACCAAATACTGTTGTAATGACATACGATGTGCCTGTGTACCCGCTACCGGACAGAAATGACTGGAATATACCAGCACATGTTGCAGAAGAGGTTGTACTACCACCCAAATGGAAAAGACCTCCTGGAAGGCCAAAGAAGAAGCGCGATAAACCTTTAAGTGAATTGATGCAGCCGAAaaatcaacattcatgtagcataTGTGGGCAGGGAGGACATAACAAGTGA